The Vigna angularis cultivar LongXiaoDou No.4 chromosome 6, ASM1680809v1, whole genome shotgun sequence genome contains the following window.
AGATGTGTATTGATGTAAACAATCTAATTTTTTAGAAGCGAACAAataaattttggaataaaatttattgttttctaagttatttattaattttttgggATAAAATTTAGATGCAATTCCTagtgttttttattatgaactaaaattttacttcaataacatatttaacgaaaacttttataattaaaaagtcCAGAAAGTAAATGATAACTTACAGATTTAAACTTAAGAAATAAAGTGACATATGACCAATATAGTTAATGTTAACCTCTTGTGTTGCGATGTTATCTTTTTAAGCTCCTCAAaggatttgtttgtttgttattatGAAGAggaaatgttatatttttaattctttggAGTGTATAAATCGCCCTCCTTGCGCCAGTTATGAAGATATATATCAaccttattttataatatttcgcTTTGACGTATATACGCATGGAAACACTTTTATGTCTTATATTTAtccaaaaagacaaaaaatgaaACAGTAATGAGGAAaggataaagaaagaaaaggacaTTGATCTAATAAGGACAATAACTACTACTGTAAGTAACGCCTAAGCGTTTGTTTTTTAATTCAACAGAAACATCTAACCTAGTCTGCATCCTCGTTCTTAAAGATGGTAAACGTTGGAGCCAAGGATTATTTGGAACTATTCAAATGTCCTTATTtgcttttctttatattttaattacctTCAAATGTGCAGTTAAATCCTGAATTAGGAGATAAATCATTTCTTAATGTAGCCATACAACCAAAACAGGACAACTTTGCATATGATTATCAGATTGTCACCATTCATGACTGTGAAGGGGTGATTGTAACATACGCATTTGAATTATCTATGTCATTCTCAACACATCTTTAGCtataattatcatattttttaatgacCACAATTTTCGTTTAAAATTGTTCATTTTCTCTGAAGTGTTATTTAAGTTGAGGGATGGAAAAGgagaaatataacaaattattggTTTCTTTGCATGATTAATAGTTCAAGTACATAAACTCtaaaatttactaatattaCAACAACGATAAAAGGGTGCGTCCTTTGAAAAACTTTGTGTCGATATCAACAACACGGCCTGCAATGGTGGCATTCTAAAATACACATAAATCATGCCCTATGTGTCATGCAGATTTTGGCATGTTCTTATTTGTCCCTTTCGAAGAGATGAAGATGCTTTCCTTATCATTCAAGCTTATAAACCGTGTTCCCTTGAAGCTCAAAAGGTTCGGTAAGTCTCATAGGGGCATGTTTTGAGATTTCGTAAGAAGCAAAAATGGGAGCAGTGAATGATGCAAACCGCAGCAGAAAGAAGTCATCATCAAGAGGGCACCACAGGTTTGTGGGGGTTCGACAAAGGCCATCAGGGAGATGGGTGGCAGAGATCAAAGACTCTCTACAGAAGGTCAGGCTTTGGCTTGGAACATTTGACACAGCTGAGGATGCAGCTAGGGCATATGACAATGCTGCTCGAGCCTTGAGAGGTGCCAATGCTAGAACCAACTTTGAATTGCCTGAAGCAACTTCTGGTGATGCTTCTAAGCGTGGTGATGGCGGTGGTTCAACCTTTGTGCCCAATTGCTCTGAACCCTTTTCTTTTGAGGATGTCAATGAGCCAAGTGAAGAAGCTGAAGGCCTTCTTGGTGCACTTAAGGCCAAGCTGCTTGATGGAAAGAAAGGAAAGTTTCACTTTCCATTTCTTCCTAATAGTGCTGCTTCCCCGCTTGTTCAATCTGGCTGGGTTTCAACATCAACTCAGAATGTTTGTTCCGCGGAGAAAGATTTATTGTTACCATCATCAGCCAGTAATACTGTCCTCTCAAGTATGAATGGAACTGGAGCCAACCCTTTACTTGGTGTTACGAGTACTTTAGAAACATCAAACACTTGTTCAAAGAGTGTGGTTATCCCAAATCATGATCATGAAGGTTCTGAAGGAAGAAGTTCTAGAGTCGACTCTCATCAACTTTGTCAAACTCCACCTGAGGCAACATGGTTCAATGAAGTGGCATATGAATTGCCTTGGCCTACACAATGTATGAGCCAAGTTcctgataataataataatagccTTCTTGCATCTGCAGCCACCTTGGCATGGCCACTTTCCGAGGTGATTGAGTCCATTGATATGGCATGCCCAGATCAAGGGCCATCAAATTGCAACAAAAGTGGCCAAATGATGAATATGGTGAGCATGCAGTTACCTCTAGTTGGTGGTGCAACTGAAGGGCTTTGGACATTGGAACAACAACAATTTGTGCAATATGAGAACAACAGTTGGTTTAGTTATAATGGCTCTTGGGATCCTCTCCTTTATGTCCCTTCTGAGCTAGCTTGATTAGTGTTAAATATTGTTTGTGAAAGAAATCTTAAGTTGTCAGTTCTTAATACTATTGATTTACCAatcattctttaattttaatttcataatgtACCCTTTTGTGTCAAATATCAGAAAAATCATAACAGAATGACACGTATTGCAGGCATGCAACGCACTGCACTGTACTGTGTGTTTTATTGAATGAGCAACGTGTGTATTTATACaatggaagaagagagagaaaaataaaatatcagagAAGCACTAGAAGCTTCCGTAACAGCGGTGAGACAAAACTAATCCAAAAGACTAATTATGATTAAGACCCCCCCTCAAGCTGGGAATAAAGATTGAACATTCCCAGCTTGGTACGAAGAGTGGAGAACAAAGAAGGAGACAGAGACTTGGTGAAGATATCTGCAAGCTGCTGAGAAGAAAACACGGGTAGTAGTTTCACCAATCCAGATTGAACTTTTTCACGGACTAAGTGGCAATCAATGTCTATATGTTTGGTGCGCTCATGGAACACTTGATTGGCTGCAATTTGGAGGGCAGACTGATTATCACAGTAGAGAAGAGCAGGTTGCTTGAAAGAAATGTTTAAATCTGTGAGTAGATAAGTCAaccattgaatttcacatgtGGTGGCAGCAAGAGCACGATATTCAGCCTCTGAGGAGCTGCGAGAAACTGTAGGTTGCTTTTTAGAACGCCATGAAACAAGTGAATCTCCAAGATACACAGAAAAACCTGTAACAGAACGGCGAGTGTCGAGACAACCTGCCCAGTCAGAGTCACTAAACGCCTTCAATTGGAGAGAACTCTTAGTTGCAAAAAACAGACCGAAACCAGGTGCTTGCTTTAGATATCGTAAAATACGAAAAGCTGCTTGAGAATGTGCTGATGTAGGAGCTGACATGAATTGGCTGAGATGATGGACAACATAGGAGATGTCAGGGCGAGTGgtagttaaataaattaatctccCAAGAAGACGACGATAGGATGAAGAATCAGGAAGCGGTGTGCCAGATGAGGTGGAAAGCTTAGCAGTGTAATCCATTGGCGTGGCAACAGGACGAGAAGCCAACATACCACAATCTGTCAAAATGTCAAGAGTGTACTTTCGTTGAGAGAGATGAATTCCAGTGTTGTTGCGGGCAACTTCTAGACCCAAAAAGTAACGAAGATTGCCAAGGTTTTTGATTTTAAAAGCATGATCAAGGAGGGCTGTAACAGATTCAATCTCTGCAATATTGTTGCCGGCAAGGACGATATCATCCACATACACAAGAATAGCTGTAGTGGAAGATTCGGAAATCTTCAAAAATAGAGAATGATCTGAAGCTGATTGTTTATATCCAtgctgaagaagaaaagaagaaagtttCGCAAACCACTGGCGGCTGGCTTGCTTCAATCCATAAATTGATCGTTGAAGTTTACATACTTGGTTTGGGAAAGAAGGATTGATTCCCGGAGGTAGAGTCATGTAGACTTCTTCATCTAATTCACCATGAAGAAAAGCGTTATTTACATCCAGTTGTTTTAAGTGCCAATTTAAAATTGCAGCTAAAGCCAAAAGTAGTCGGACTGTAGTGAGTTTTGCCACAGGGGAGAAAGTGGCAATATAATCCAAGCCTTCCATTTGAGTGTATCCCTTAGCAACAAGACGAGCTTTGTAACGTTCAATACTGCCATCTGCATGATACTTGATTTTATAAATCCATCGACAACCAATAACATGTTTATGGGGGGGCAGAGACGTGACAATCCAAGTATTATTCAATGTTAAAGCCTCCAATTCAGCTTGCATGGCCTTTTTCCAGCAATCATGTTTAACCGCTTCAGCATAGGAATGTGGTTCGGTGATTgtggaaatggaagaaacaAATGATTGAAAATTGTTAGAAAGGTGAGAATAAGAAAGATGATCTTGAATGGGATAACGCATACCTGGATGAAGATTGGTAGTAGTTGATGTGAATGAATGATGGTAATCTTGAAGATAAGAAGGAGGATGATGAGCACGACTGGATCGCCTTAG
Protein-coding sequences here:
- the LOC108341672 gene encoding ethylene-responsive transcription factor ERF119, with the translated sequence MGAVNDANRSRKKSSSRGHHRFVGVRQRPSGRWVAEIKDSLQKVRLWLGTFDTAEDAARAYDNAARALRGANARTNFELPEATSGDASKRGDGGGSTFVPNCSEPFSFEDVNEPSEEAEGLLGALKAKLLDGKKGKFHFPFLPNSAASPLVQSGWVSTSTQNVCSAEKDLLLPSSASNTVLSSMNGTGANPLLGVTSTLETSNTCSKSVVIPNHDHEGSEGRSSRVDSHQLCQTPPEATWFNEVAYELPWPTQCMSQVPDNNNNSLLASAATLAWPLSEVIESIDMACPDQGPSNCNKSGQMMNMVSMQLPLVGGATEGLWTLEQQQFVQYENNSWFSYNGSWDPLLYVPSELA